CGCGCGGACACGATGGCGTGCGTGAGCTTCTAGGCTACTGGCGCGAGTCCGAGGCGACGGACGCCGTCCGCGTCGGCGAGCGCAGACAGACGATCTTCAGGTACTGCTTGCCCGGCTCCGGCGCGAGGCTCGTCTGCGCCAGCAGCGCCTGCGCCATGAACCCGCACTGTTGCGGGTTCGAGACCTCCATGGCGCGGACGACGTCGATCGCAGTGGTCTGGTCGCAGGCGGCATGGTCGAGCGATGCGGAGCAGATGAGGACGAGGATCTTCAGCATTGGCGTGCCCCCTCAGCGAGGCGTCGCCGGCTACGCCGGAGTAGCCGCCTCAACCCAGAGTGGACCACA
This Beijerinckiaceae bacterium RH AL1 DNA region includes the following protein-coding sequences:
- a CDS encoding hypothetical protein (ID:RHAL1_00463;~conserved protein of unknown function;~source:Prodigal:2.6) — its product is MLKILVLICSASLDHAACDQTTAIDVVRAMEVSNPQQCGFMAQALLAQTSLAPEPGKQYLKIVCLRSPTRTASVASDSRQ